A single Camelus bactrianus isolate YW-2024 breed Bactrian camel chromosome 1, ASM4877302v1, whole genome shotgun sequence DNA region contains:
- the LOC123613398 gene encoding uncharacterized protein LOC123613398 encodes MASSPPPSSTGAQSTTAAAVTTVSSPPTPSTGTQSTTASSPPPSSTGAQSTTAAAATTASSPPSPSTGAQSTSAAAGTTASSSPTPSTVAQSTTAAAATTASSPATPSTVAQSTTAAAGTMASSPPPSSTGSQSTTAAAGTTASSPPTPSTVAQSSTAAVGTTASSPPPSSTGAQSSTAAVGTTASSPPPSSTGAPNTTAAAVTTASSPPTPFTGTQSTTASSPPPSSTGAESTTAAASTTASSPPSPSTGAQSTSAAAGTSSSSSPTPSTVAQSTTAAAATTATSPATPSTVAQSSTAAVGTTASSPPPSSTGAQSTSAAAGNTASSPASPSTVVQSTTAAVGTPASSLPPSSTGAHSTTAATSTTPAASTTPSPPPPSSTWTHSTTAAEGTTASSPPPSSTGAQSTTAAAGITASSPPPPTTVAAGTTVTKGPTNPCQEDSCKGGSSCVSLNDTFFCLCPEGQYYNSSTCSKGKIFPGTITFKTSNIEDLKDENSVAYQKLHFEITEFFKKAFNNSDYGQTVIVKISLRTSAARSELRAGDKDVDIEVVNIFKETTELNETTVSNAITKAIEDNADVFTGYTEQDRCDYYGCEKKNDQDNCSSGLLCQCKQGLVRPNPQIPMCVAFGPTCDDTCNAENKRQCLVRSSTSADCVCLPGYREDSHGACQPCAFGYSGVGCKDNFQLILTIVGTIAGILILGVVTAFIFSIRLKIKGKNMEEQNLVENEFQNLRLQEMTSFSNLGADGSIFPKVSLNLSEDSQPQGPYANLNLGAHGSIFPRVRLNLSEDSQPQGPYGNLNLGAHGSIFPRVKLNLSEDSQPQSLYTDQASTPPPNY; translated from the exons ATGGCATcaagccctcctccttcctccacgggGGCTCAGAGCACCACGGCGGCTGCAGTCACCACGGTTTCGAGCCCACCTACACCCTCCACGGGTACTCAGAGCACCACTGCATcaagccctcctccttcctctaccggggctcagagcaccacggcggctgcagccaccacggcatcgagccctccttctccctccacgGGGGCTCAGAGCACCTCGGCGGCTGCTGGCACCACGGCATCAAGCTCTCCTACTCCCTCCACGGTGGCTCAGAGCACCACGGCAGCTGCAGCTACCACGGCATCAAGCCCTGCTACTCCCtccacagtggctcagagcaccaCGGCGGCTGCAGGCACCATGGCATcgagccctcctccttcctccacggggtctcagagcaccacggcggctgcaggcaccacggcatcgagccctcCTACTCCCtccacagtggctcagagcagcaCGGCGGCTGTAGGCACCACAGCATcgagccctcctccttcctccacgggGGCTCAGAGCAGCACGGCGGCTGTAGGCACCACAGCATcgagccctcctccttcctccacgggGGCTCCTAACACCACGGCGGCTGCAGTCACCACGGCTTCGAGCCCACCTACACCCTTCACGGGTACTCAGAGCACCACTGCATcaagccctcctccttcctctacggGGGCTGAGAGCACTACGGCAGCTGCATCTACCACGGCTTCGagccctccttctccctccacgGGGGCTCAGAGCACCTCGGCGGCTGCAGGCACCAGTTCATCAAGCTCTCCTACTCCCTCCACGGTGGCTCAGAGCACCACGGCAGCTGCAGCTACCACGGCAACAAGCCCTGCTACTCCCtccacagtggctcagagcagcaCGGCAGCTGTAGGCACCACAGCATcgagccctcctccttcctccacgggGGCTCAGAGCACCTCAGCGGCTGCAGGCAACACGGCATCGAGCCCTGCTTCTCCCTCCACAGTGGTTCAGAGCACCACGGCGGCTGTAGGCACCCCGGCATCgagccttcctccttcctccacgggTGCTCACAGCACCACGGCGGCTACAAGCACCACGCCGGCTGCAAGCACCACGCCAtccccccctcctccttcctccacatgGACTCATAGCACCACAGCGGCTGAaggcaccacggcatcgagccctcctccttcctccacaggggctcagagcaccacggcggctgcaggcatcacggcatcgagccctcctcctcccaccacggTAGCTGCGGGCACCACTGTCACGAAAG GTCCCACCAACCCTTGCCAAGAGGATTCCTGTAAGGGTGGTTCTTCGTGTGTGAGTCTGAATGATACATTTTTCTGCCTGTGTCCAGAAGGGCAATACTATAACTCTTCCACATGCAGTAAAG GAAAGATATTCCCTGGTACAATTACATTCAAAACATCAAATATAGAGGACTTGAAAGATGAAAATTCTGTGGCCTatcaaaaattacattttgaaattactgaattt TTTAAAAAGGCATTTAACAATTCTGATTACGGACAGACTGTAATTGTTAAAATAAG TCTTAGGACATCTGCAGCAAGATCTGAATTGCGTGCTGGTGACAAGGATGTTGACATAGAAGTAGTAAACATCTTTAAGGAAACTACAGAACTAAATGAGACTACAGTATCTAATGCAATTACAAAAGCAATTGAAGACAATGCAGATGTCTTTACAGGATATACTG AGCAAGACCGGTGTGACTACTATGGTTGTGAGAAGAAGAATGACCAGGACAACTGCTCCAGTGGTTTACTGTGTCAGTGCAAACAGGGGCTGGTGAGGCCCAACCCGCAGATCCCCATGTGTGTCG CCTTCGGTCCAACCTGCGATGACACCTGCAACGCAGAGAACAAGCGGCAATGTTTAGTGAGGAGCAGCACGAGCGCGGACTGCGTGTGCCTGCCGGGCTACCGGGAGGACAGTCACGGGGCCTGTCAACC GTGTGCATTTGGCTACAGCGGAGTTGGCTGTAAAGACA attTTCAGCTGATCCTCACCATCGTGGGTACCATTGCTGGCATCCTCATCCTCGGTGTAGTGACTGCATTCATCTTCTCGATAAG ATTAAAGATCAAAGGCAAGAATATGGAAGAACAGAACTTGGTTGAGAATGAATTTCAAAATCTGAGACTACAGGAGATGACCAGCTTTAGCAATCTCGGAGCAGATGGGAGCATCTTCCCTAAAGTCAGTCTGAACCTCTCTGAAGACAGTCAGCCACAGGGTCCCTATGCAAACCTCAATCTCGGAGCACATGGGAGCATCTTCCCCAGAGTCAGGCTGAACCTCTCTGAAGACAGTCAGCCACAGGGTCCCTATGGAAACCTCAATCTCGGAGCACATGGGAGCATCTTCCCTAGAGTCAAGCTGAACCTCTCCGAAGACAGTCAGCCACAGAGTCTCTATACAGACCAGGCTAGTACACCACCGCCCAACTATTAG